One window of the Magnolia sinica isolate HGM2019 chromosome 19, MsV1, whole genome shotgun sequence genome contains the following:
- the LOC131234567 gene encoding uncharacterized protein LOC131234567, with protein sequence MSYVGPSSSAPGSTTKIKVSISPVGEITGDNKNQFTSFLGNVVRTHCPIAYKDWRLVSDTIKDNVWSTVLAKYDVDDSDSCKTAIIKRANDMWKDWKNRLRGTVLDMYDNDGERKKNCPNGIKLEDWVKFVDYESTEEVKSRRGKGKESRSEMKFPHTTGRRGSARTAELIVSF encoded by the exons atGTCGTATGTAGGGCCTTCTAGTTCTGCCCCAGGAAGCACCACAAAGATAAAAGTTTCAATTAGTCCAGTTGGAGAGATTActggagataacaaaaatcaattcaCCTCATTTCTAGGAAATGTGGTCAGGACTCATTGTCCAATTGCATACAAAGACTGGCGGCTTGTGTCAGATACCATCAAGGATAATGTTTGGTCAACTGTTTTG GCCAAATATGATGTTGACGACAGTGATAGCTGTAAAACTGCCATAATTAAGCGTGCTAATGATATGTGGAAGGACTGGAAGAACCGATTACGAGGAACTGTCCTGGATATGTATGATAATGatggagagaggaaaaaaaattgcCCTAATGGCATAAAGCTAGAAGATTGGGTCAAATTCGTTGATTACGAATCTACAGAAGAGGTAAAGTCTCGTcgtggaaagggaaaggaatcCAGAAGCGAAATGAAGTTCCCTCACACGACTGGGCGACGGGGATCTGCTAGGACGGCagagttgattgtaagtttttaa